A single Tenacibaculum sp. 190524A02b DNA region contains:
- the mrdA gene encoding penicillin-binding protein 2, which translates to MKRSFLLLFLIALVGVIYMFRLFQLQVLRGKKSSPVLSSTVKVEYDYPERGYVYDRNGKLLVANQLSYDVMVIPKEVKPLDTLQFCSLLKITKENFIKRYNKAEKYARWLPSVFLKQLAKEDFAFLQEKLQKFKGFYIQKRIIRNYPLKSAANVLGFISEVNEHIAKTSDYYEQGELIGKLGIEKQYEKVLRGVKGKKYQKRNNLNRITGSYKEGKYDTLALPGKDLTLTIDSDLQLYGEQLMKGKRGGIVAIEPKTGEILALVTAPSYDPNLLVGRKRSPNSVKLFNDTINMPTFDRGLQAMYAPGSPFKIINGLIGLEEGVIDDNFSVRCYHGYRYGKRKNEFMGCHCGIVGYPIRLKTAISKSCNSYFSTVYRKIIGKAENSQIGMDIWSKHAKSFGLGNYLGYDLPTGQKGRIPNAKYYNAWYKYRWGATTTISNAIGQGEVETTPIQLANMTAAIANKGYFYTPHIVKKIEGKPIMDSTYTTRRNTTINPKHFPIAIDAMHEVFTKGTARGSQVKGIDICGKTGTAENFIRIDGTKVQLPDHSILIAFAPKDNPKIAMAVYIENGGYGSTIAAPITSLMIEKYLNGRVERDYIEERMLNLSLQGVYNKLLIKKDTIASGTK; encoded by the coding sequence ATGAAACGTAGCTTTTTATTGCTCTTTTTAATTGCACTAGTTGGTGTAATTTATATGTTTAGATTGTTTCAGTTACAAGTGCTAAGAGGAAAAAAGAGTAGCCCAGTTTTAAGTTCTACAGTTAAAGTAGAATATGATTATCCAGAGAGAGGATATGTATATGATAGAAATGGTAAGCTTTTGGTGGCGAATCAATTATCGTATGATGTAATGGTGATTCCTAAGGAAGTAAAACCATTAGATACCTTACAATTTTGTAGTCTATTAAAAATAACAAAAGAAAACTTCATAAAGAGGTATAATAAAGCTGAAAAATATGCTAGATGGCTTCCATCGGTATTTTTAAAACAATTGGCTAAAGAAGATTTTGCCTTTTTACAAGAAAAGTTGCAGAAGTTTAAAGGCTTTTATATTCAAAAACGTATTATTCGTAATTATCCATTAAAATCAGCTGCAAATGTACTTGGTTTTATTAGTGAAGTGAATGAGCATATTGCTAAAACAAGTGATTATTATGAACAAGGAGAATTAATAGGAAAACTTGGTATTGAGAAGCAATATGAAAAAGTTTTAAGAGGAGTCAAAGGAAAAAAATATCAAAAAAGAAATAATCTTAATAGAATTACAGGGTCGTATAAAGAAGGGAAGTACGACACATTAGCCCTACCTGGTAAAGACTTAACCTTAACAATAGATAGTGATTTACAGCTGTATGGTGAACAATTGATGAAAGGTAAAAGAGGAGGTATTGTAGCCATTGAACCAAAAACAGGAGAAATATTAGCATTAGTTACAGCACCATCTTATGACCCTAATTTATTGGTAGGGAGAAAAAGGTCTCCTAATTCGGTAAAACTTTTTAATGATACTATTAATATGCCAACTTTTGATAGAGGTTTACAAGCTATGTATGCTCCTGGATCACCTTTTAAAATCATTAATGGACTTATTGGTTTAGAAGAAGGGGTTATTGATGATAATTTTTCGGTGCGTTGTTATCATGGTTATCGTTATGGTAAAAGAAAAAATGAATTTATGGGGTGCCACTGTGGAATAGTTGGATATCCTATCCGTTTAAAAACAGCAATATCAAAATCATGTAATAGTTATTTCTCTACAGTTTATAGAAAAATAATAGGAAAAGCTGAAAACTCTCAAATAGGAATGGACATTTGGAGTAAACATGCTAAAAGTTTTGGCTTAGGAAATTACTTAGGATATGATTTGCCTACAGGACAAAAAGGAAGAATTCCTAATGCAAAATATTATAACGCTTGGTATAAATATAGATGGGGAGCTACCACAACTATTTCAAATGCTATAGGTCAAGGAGAGGTTGAAACTACTCCAATTCAATTAGCTAATATGACAGCAGCAATAGCAAATAAAGGATACTTTTATACTCCGCATATTGTTAAGAAAATAGAAGGGAAACCCATTATGGATTCTACATATACAACTAGAAGAAACACAACTATAAATCCTAAACATTTTCCTATAGCTATTGATGCTATGCATGAAGTTTTTACAAAGGGAACTGCCAGAGGTAGCCAAGTAAAAGGAATTGATATTTGTGGTAAAACAGGGACCGCCGAAAACTTTATAAGAATAGATGGAACAAAAGTACAGTTACCAGACCATTCAATATTGATTGCTTTTGCACCTAAAGACAATCCTAAAATAGCGATGGCAGTTTATATTGAAAATGGAGGTTATGGATCAACAATTGCTGCACCTATAACTAGTTTAATGATTGAAAAATATCTGAATGGAAGAGTAGAACGTGATTATATTGAAGAACGCATGTTAAATTTAAGCTTGCAAGGTGTTTATAATAAATTATTAATTAAAAAAGATACAATTGCGTCAGGAACGAAATAA
- a CDS encoding GAF domain-containing protein, whose translation MKNFESIKSKAIAVFEENKSKGETLQAICDLLAAEVEYYDWVGFYFKNGDKNELKLAEFNGEPTEHTIIPFGKGICGQVAVSNENFVVQDVSEQDNYISCGWKVKSEVVIPIFVNGENIGQIDIDSHVVNPFTAKDEELLEFICEKVAKIL comes from the coding sequence ATGAAAAATTTCGAGAGTATAAAAAGTAAAGCGATAGCCGTTTTTGAAGAAAATAAATCTAAAGGAGAAACATTGCAAGCTATTTGTGATTTGTTAGCAGCTGAGGTTGAGTATTATGATTGGGTTGGTTTTTACTTTAAAAATGGAGATAAGAATGAATTAAAACTAGCTGAGTTTAATGGAGAGCCAACTGAACACACAATTATACCTTTTGGAAAAGGAATTTGTGGACAGGTAGCTGTTAGTAATGAAAACTTTGTAGTGCAAGATGTTTCAGAACAAGACAACTATATTTCATGTGGTTGGAAAGTGAAATCTGAGGTTGTAATTCCTATTTTTGTTAATGGAGAGAATATAGGGCAAATTGATATTGATTCTCATGTGGTTAACCCTTTTACAGCAAAAGATGAAGAGTTATTGGAGTTTATATGTGAAAAAGTTGCTAAAATTCTATAA
- the rodA gene encoding rod shape-determining protein RodA, with translation MRQERNNIFADIDWVLILLYVVLVSFGWINIYAASSTGAEDIAFDFSARYGKQLIWIGLSVPIMIFVLFFNAKFYEKFSSLMYLFSLILLAGVLVLGKKINGATSWYSFGGIGLQPSEFAKAFTALALAKLMSDRQYNLKLIKNQVKAFVIIFSPAFLIALQPDMGSVLIYFSFFFVLNREGLTLAYFVLGVISIVLFLLTISFGIKWVLSICLLLITVYCLYAWYRNRRFLRFNLLRIIITYVFTIVFVVGIGFVYNNVLEPHQKDRFDILLGKTTDLKNKGYNTYQSELTISSGGFLGKGFLQGDMTQGNFVPEQDTDYIFSVVGEEWGFVGTSFVIIMFTLLLYRIIYLSERQTNKFARIYGYGIASVIFFHMLVNIGMVIGLLPTIGIPLPFFSYGGSSLWGFTLLIFIFIRLDAHKKYDW, from the coding sequence TTGCGTCAGGAACGAAATAACATATTTGCTGATATTGATTGGGTTTTAATTTTACTATATGTAGTATTAGTAAGTTTTGGGTGGATAAATATTTATGCAGCTTCATCTACTGGGGCTGAAGATATTGCTTTTGATTTTTCTGCTAGGTATGGTAAGCAACTTATATGGATAGGGTTAAGTGTACCTATTATGATTTTTGTACTGTTTTTTAATGCTAAATTTTATGAGAAGTTTTCAAGTTTAATGTATTTGTTTTCTCTCATTTTATTAGCTGGGGTATTAGTTTTAGGGAAAAAGATTAATGGAGCAACATCATGGTATAGTTTTGGAGGAATAGGATTACAACCTTCTGAATTTGCAAAAGCATTTACAGCATTGGCTTTGGCTAAATTAATGAGTGATAGGCAGTATAATCTTAAACTAATTAAAAATCAAGTAAAAGCATTTGTTATAATATTTAGCCCAGCTTTTTTAATAGCACTACAGCCAGACATGGGGTCAGTTTTAATTTATTTTTCTTTTTTCTTTGTTTTAAACAGAGAAGGATTAACATTGGCTTATTTTGTATTAGGGGTCATATCTATAGTGTTATTTTTATTAACTATTTCTTTTGGTATAAAATGGGTGTTAAGTATATGTCTGTTGTTAATTACCGTATATTGTTTATATGCGTGGTATAGAAATAGACGTTTTTTACGTTTTAACTTATTAAGAATTATAATTACTTATGTTTTTACAATTGTATTTGTTGTTGGAATTGGGTTTGTTTATAATAATGTTTTAGAGCCACACCAAAAGGATAGATTTGACATTTTGTTAGGGAAAACTACTGATTTGAAAAATAAAGGTTATAATACTTATCAATCGGAGTTAACTATAAGTTCTGGTGGTTTCTTAGGAAAGGGATTTCTTCAAGGAGATATGACTCAGGGAAACTTTGTTCCAGAACAAGACACTGATTATATTTTTAGCGTTGTGGGAGAAGAGTGGGGATTTGTAGGTACATCATTTGTGATTATTATGTTTACCTTATTACTCTATAGAATAATTTATTTATCAGAAAGACAAACTAATAAATTTGCACGCATATATGGATACGGAATAGCTTCTGTTATATTTTTCCATATGTTAGTAAATATAGGAATGGTTATAGGATTGTTGCCAACTATAGGTATACCATTACCGTTTTTTAGTTATGGAGGTTCTTCGTTATGGGGATTTACGTTGTTAATCTTTATATTTATAAGATTAGATGCTCATAAAAAATACGATTGGTAA
- a CDS encoding transposase — protein MLFEQYPDIKKAYGICQKLRNLFNNKTITKKIAYTKLAHWFKEVEDSGFKAFNIVANSIALNYQSILNYFDNRSTNAAAESFNAKIKAFRAQFRGVRNIEFFLYRLTQIFA, from the coding sequence ATATTATTTGAACAGTATCCAGATATTAAAAAAGCATATGGAATTTGTCAAAAACTCCGAAATCTTTTCAATAACAAAACAATAACTAAAAAAATAGCGTATACCAAACTAGCGCATTGGTTTAAAGAAGTGGAAGATTCAGGATTTAAAGCTTTTAATATTGTAGCAAACTCAATAGCTCTAAATTATCAATCAATACTCAATTATTTTGATAATAGAAGTACAAATGCAGCGGCAGAATCTTTTAATGCTAAAATCAAAGCTTTCAGGGCACAATTTAGAGGTGTGAGAAATATAGAGTTCTTTCTCTACAGATTAACTCAAATTTTTGCATAA
- the purH gene encoding bifunctional phosphoribosylaminoimidazolecarboxamide formyltransferase/IMP cyclohydrolase, whose translation MNNTKTIKSALISVFHKDGLEPIVNKLNELGVTIYSTGGTEKFIKDLGVEVVPVEDVTSYPSILGGRVKTLHPKVFGGILNRQDHDGDVAEMEQYEIPQLDLVIVDLYPFEKTVASGASEQDIIEKIDIGGISLIRAAAKNFKDTVILSSMEQYEEFLGLITENKGETSLQERKKFAAKAFNISSHYDTAIFNYFNEDEVAYKASELTSKTLRYGENPHQKGFFFGNLDQMFDKLHGKELSYNNLLDVDAAVNLMNEFKGEEPTFAILKHNNACGFAQRATIKEAYLDALAGDPVSAFGGILIANTTINKETAEEIHKLFCEVVIAPAFDDDALSVLKGKKNRVLLVQKETELPAQTVRTALNGVLVQDKDSKTDSLEDLTYATNNKPSEKELDDLLFASKICKHTKSNTIVLAKNKQLCASGTGQTSRVDALRQAIEKAKSFNFDLNGAVMASDAFFPFPDCVEIADKAGVKSVIQPGGSIKDQLSIDYCNDNKVAMVFTGTRHFKH comes from the coding sequence ATGAACAATACAAAAACAATTAAATCTGCATTAATTTCAGTATTTCATAAAGATGGTTTAGAACCAATAGTGAATAAATTGAATGAGTTAGGTGTTACTATTTACTCAACTGGAGGAACAGAGAAGTTTATTAAAGACTTAGGAGTTGAGGTAGTGCCTGTAGAAGACGTTACTTCTTATCCATCTATTTTAGGAGGAAGAGTAAAAACATTACACCCTAAAGTATTTGGAGGAATTTTAAATAGACAAGACCATGATGGTGACGTTGCAGAAATGGAACAATATGAGATTCCACAATTGGATTTGGTTATTGTTGATTTGTATCCGTTTGAAAAAACAGTAGCCTCAGGAGCATCTGAACAAGATATTATTGAGAAGATTGATATAGGAGGGATTTCTTTAATAAGAGCAGCAGCTAAAAATTTTAAAGACACTGTAATTTTATCATCAATGGAACAATATGAAGAGTTCTTAGGTTTGATTACAGAAAACAAAGGAGAAACTTCTTTGCAAGAAAGAAAAAAGTTTGCAGCTAAAGCATTCAATATTTCATCACATTATGATACAGCTATCTTTAATTACTTTAATGAAGATGAGGTTGCTTATAAAGCTAGTGAGTTAACATCAAAAACATTAAGGTATGGAGAGAATCCGCATCAAAAAGGTTTTTTCTTTGGAAATTTAGATCAAATGTTTGATAAGCTTCATGGTAAAGAATTAAGTTATAATAATCTTTTAGATGTAGATGCAGCAGTAAATTTAATGAATGAGTTTAAAGGTGAAGAACCTACATTTGCCATTCTTAAGCACAATAATGCTTGTGGGTTTGCACAAAGAGCTACTATAAAAGAGGCGTATCTAGATGCGTTAGCAGGAGATCCAGTATCTGCATTTGGAGGTATTTTAATAGCCAATACAACAATAAATAAAGAAACAGCAGAAGAAATACATAAGCTTTTTTGTGAAGTAGTAATTGCGCCTGCTTTTGATGATGATGCTTTAAGTGTTTTAAAAGGAAAGAAAAACAGAGTGCTTTTAGTTCAAAAAGAGACTGAATTACCTGCGCAAACTGTTAGAACTGCTCTGAATGGAGTACTAGTTCAAGATAAAGATAGTAAAACAGATAGTTTAGAAGATTTAACATATGCTACTAACAATAAACCATCAGAAAAAGAGTTAGATGACTTATTGTTTGCGTCAAAAATATGTAAACATACCAAATCAAACACTATAGTACTAGCTAAAAATAAACAACTATGCGCAAGCGGAACTGGGCAAACCAGTAGAGTTGATGCACTTAGGCAAGCTATTGAAAAAGCAAAAAGTTTTAACTTTGATTTAAATGGAGCAGTAATGGCAAGTGATGCATTTTTTCCATTTCCAGACTGTGTTGAAATAGCTGATAAAGCAGGAGTTAAAAGTGTAATTCAACCAGGAGGTTCTATAAAAGATCAGTTAAGTATTGATTATTGCAATGATAATAAAGTTGCAATGGTATTTACAGGAACAAGACATTTTAAACATTAA
- a CDS encoding rod shape-determining protein, which translates to MGFFDFMTEDIAVDLGTANTLIIHNGKVVIDCPSIVARNRLTGKIIATGHEANRMQGKTHENIKTIRPLKDGVIADFQASEEMIKEFVKKIPAIKKKLFPPSLRMVICIPSGITEVEKRAVIDSGRHMNAKEIYLIYEPMAAAIGVGIDIMEPKGNMIIDIGGGTTEIAVIALAGIVCDQSVKVAGDLFTSDIMYYMRTQHNLYVGETTAEKIKIQIGSATEDLDTPPEDMMVQGRDLLSGKPKQVQVSYREIAKALDKSILRIEDAVMETLSKTPPELAADIYNTGIYLAGGGSMLRGLDKRLSRKTDLPVYVAEDPLRAVVRGTGIALKNLEKFKSVLIK; encoded by the coding sequence ATGGGGTTTTTCGATTTCATGACGGAAGATATTGCAGTTGATTTAGGAACTGCAAACACATTAATTATCCATAACGGAAAGGTAGTTATAGACTGTCCATCTATTGTTGCGAGAAATAGACTAACAGGAAAAATTATAGCTACAGGTCATGAAGCTAATAGAATGCAGGGAAAAACCCATGAAAATATAAAAACCATTCGCCCATTGAAAGATGGAGTGATTGCAGATTTTCAGGCTTCTGAAGAAATGATTAAGGAGTTTGTTAAGAAAATTCCAGCGATTAAAAAGAAGCTTTTTCCACCATCATTACGAATGGTAATTTGCATTCCTTCTGGGATTACTGAAGTGGAAAAGCGTGCAGTAATTGATTCTGGACGTCATATGAATGCTAAGGAGATTTATCTAATATACGAACCAATGGCGGCTGCAATTGGTGTTGGAATTGATATTATGGAGCCTAAAGGAAATATGATTATTGATATAGGTGGAGGTACTACTGAAATTGCAGTAATAGCGTTAGCGGGCATTGTTTGCGACCAATCTGTAAAAGTAGCAGGTGATTTATTTACAAGTGATATCATGTATTATATGCGTACACAACATAACTTGTATGTTGGTGAAACTACCGCAGAGAAAATAAAAATTCAAATAGGTTCAGCTACTGAAGATTTAGATACTCCACCAGAAGATATGATGGTACAAGGTAGAGATTTATTAAGTGGAAAGCCCAAACAAGTACAAGTTTCTTACAGAGAAATAGCAAAAGCATTAGATAAATCAATTTTAAGAATTGAAGATGCTGTTATGGAAACGTTATCAAAAACTCCACCAGAATTAGCCGCAGATATATATAATACAGGTATTTATTTAGCAGGAGGAGGGTCAATGTTAAGAGGTTTGGATAAACGTTTGTCTAGAAAAACAGATTTACCTGTTTACGTAGCAGAAGATCCGTTAAGGGCAGTTGTAAGAGGTACCGGTATTGCTTTGAAAAACCTAGAGAAATTTAAATCAGTATTAATAAAATAA
- the rpsT gene encoding 30S ribosomal protein S20, with amino-acid sequence MANHKSALKRIRSNETKRLRNKYQHKTTRNAVRKLRATTDKKEAEGMFSSVVSMLDKLAKNNIIHKNKAANLKSKLAKHVAAL; translated from the coding sequence ATGGCAAATCATAAGTCAGCATTAAAAAGAATAAGAAGTAACGAAACGAAGCGCTTAAGAAATAAGTACCAGCATAAAACTACACGTAATGCTGTTAGAAAATTAAGAGCTACTACAGATAAGAAGGAAGCAGAAGGAATGTTTTCGTCAGTTGTTTCTATGCTAGATAAGTTAGCAAAAAACAACATTATTCATAAAAATAAAGCGGCAAACTTAAAGTCTAAGTTGGCTAAGCATGTTGCAGCTTTATAA
- the mreD gene encoding rod shape-determining protein MreD — translation MNRTLYLVFLFIFFVLLQVLVLNKVLLFGHINPYLYIAFIFIYPLNQKRIPILTVSFFLGLCVDLFSNSGGIHAFATLFIAYIRLFLVKTIFKKIESEYLLFNLRLETFDKVFNYVAILTLVHHFVLYSFINFSLYNFSNVIINTLLSSIFTLILYFLGSFIFRKKLS, via the coding sequence ATGAATAGAACTTTATATCTTGTTTTTTTATTTATTTTTTTTGTGCTTCTACAAGTTTTAGTGTTAAATAAAGTACTTTTATTTGGACATATAAACCCGTATTTATACATAGCGTTTATATTTATATATCCATTGAATCAGAAAAGAATTCCTATTTTAACAGTTAGTTTTTTCTTAGGATTGTGTGTTGATCTTTTTAGTAACTCAGGAGGGATTCATGCTTTTGCAACACTATTTATAGCATATATACGTTTATTTTTAGTGAAAACAATTTTTAAAAAAATAGAATCGGAATACTTACTTTTTAATTTAAGGCTTGAGACTTTTGATAAAGTTTTTAATTATGTAGCAATTTTAACTTTAGTGCATCATTTTGTATTATATAGTTTTATAAATTTTAGTTTGTATAATTTTTCTAATGTGATAATAAATACATTACTATCCAGTATTTTTACATTAATCTTATATTTTTTAGGAAGTTTTATTTTTAGAAAAAAACTATCATGA
- a CDS encoding transposase, with translation MALNYKSIFKYFDNRSTNVSAESFNAKIKAFRAQFRGVRNVEFSSID, from the coding sequence ATAGCTCTAAATTATAAATCAATATTCAAATATTTTGACAATAGAAGTACAAACGTATCAGCGGAATCTTTTAATGCAAAAATAAAAGCCTTTAGAGCACAATTTAGAGGTGTAAGAAACGTAGAATTTTCCTCTATAGACTAA
- the mreC gene encoding rod shape-determining protein MreC, whose translation MQQLIYFLQKYKYLLYFLLLEIIAVALIINNHSFHKSKFISSANAISGGLFKKVNSIREYTSLKKENNLLLEENKKLKNQLEELRVKNDTVSDFVEVDSLKYHQKYFYIDGKVIDNNYHLTYNFLTINRGKKHNISPEMAVVNSKGIIGITEEVSENYARVQSILNKDSKVNARFKNNPHYGSLEWNGKDYNVVQLTDIPRQARFQVGDTIITDGKSAIFPEGIPVGVVKNIPQKITAKNTIDIQLFNDMSSIGSIYIIKNFHKSEIKALNNQNE comes from the coding sequence ATGCAACAGCTTATTTATTTCTTACAGAAGTATAAGTACTTACTTTATTTTTTACTTTTAGAAATTATAGCTGTTGCATTAATTATAAATAACCACTCTTTTCATAAAAGTAAGTTCATTAGCTCTGCTAATGCAATATCTGGAGGGTTGTTTAAAAAAGTTAATAGTATACGAGAATATACAAGTCTGAAAAAGGAAAACAACTTATTGTTAGAAGAAAATAAAAAGTTGAAGAATCAACTAGAGGAATTGCGTGTAAAAAATGATACAGTTTCTGATTTTGTTGAGGTTGACTCATTAAAATATCACCAAAAATATTTTTACATAGATGGTAAGGTAATTGATAATAACTACCATTTAACTTATAATTTTTTAACTATTAATAGGGGAAAAAAGCATAATATATCTCCTGAAATGGCCGTTGTAAATAGTAAAGGGATTATAGGGATTACTGAGGAAGTTAGTGAGAATTATGCAAGGGTACAATCTATCTTAAATAAGGATAGTAAAGTAAATGCTAGATTTAAGAACAATCCTCATTATGGAAGTCTAGAATGGAATGGAAAAGATTATAATGTGGTACAGTTAACAGATATTCCAAGGCAGGCAAGGTTTCAAGTAGGAGACACAATTATTACGGATGGGAAATCTGCAATTTTTCCTGAAGGGATTCCTGTAGGTGTAGTTAAGAATATTCCTCAAAAAATTACAGCAAAAAATACAATTGATATCCAGTTGTTTAATGATATGAGTAGTATTGGTAGTATTTACATTATAAAAAACTTTCATAAAAGTGAAATAAAAGCTTTAAATAATCAAAATGAATAG
- a CDS encoding HYC_CC_PP family protein produces MKGLLKKISAVFIACLLLLSTTSFSVEKHFCGDYLVDVSFFGDAGSCAETTKDSCDSQTAVRKKKCCKDEIQHIKGQDQLKKTSLEDISFTNQTFLISYYLSSKLLFLNLEKQFVPHKNYIPPLITTDIQVVNEVFII; encoded by the coding sequence ATGAAAGGTTTACTAAAGAAAATATCAGCCGTATTTATTGCATGTTTATTATTGCTTTCTACTACTTCATTTTCAGTAGAAAAGCACTTTTGCGGTGATTATTTAGTAGATGTCTCATTTTTTGGCGATGCAGGTTCTTGTGCTGAAACAACTAAAGATTCTTGTGACAGTCAAACAGCTGTAAGAAAGAAAAAATGTTGTAAAGATGAAATTCAACATATAAAAGGACAAGATCAACTAAAAAAAACATCATTAGAGGATATAAGTTTTACCAATCAAACTTTTTTAATTTCTTATTACCTCTCTTCTAAACTGTTATTCTTAAACTTAGAAAAACAGTTTGTACCTCACAAAAATTATATTCCACCACTCATTACTACAGACATTCAAGTTGTAAATGAAGTTTTCATCATATGA